Proteins from a genomic interval of Falco rusticolus isolate bFalRus1 chromosome 7, bFalRus1.pri, whole genome shotgun sequence:
- the GOLGA5 gene encoding golgin subfamily A member 5: MSWLADLAGKAEDLLNRVDQGAASALSKKDTASSAIYDNKNLNSANEYSELRQHTGELKYQASSKAAYISSAADNIKQQKATILEGTANVKPTRRTSSEVASPVESVSTPRAVSHFVRRKKAEPDDELLFDFLNSSEKEPNGRMDPKKVKSKAPVLQNHSRTSSISSASTSTQSAKTTEDNSIRSQGNETPDSSDSGLGAQGNGVKDSSLSTVTNPSLSANDDFKSHELSNLRLENQLLRNEVQSLNQEMASLIQRSKETQEELNKSRERVEKWNVDHSKSDRMVRELRARVDDLTEAVGAKDSQLAVLKVRLQEADQLLSARTEALEALQSEKSRIIQDHSEGSSLQNQALQTLQERLRDADSALKREQESYKQMQNEFAARLSKTEAERQNLAEGITAAERKYLDEKRRADELQQQVKVTKTHLESAKQELTDYKQKATRILQSKEKLINSLKEGSGIEGLDSNTTSTMELEELRHERDTQREEIQKLMGQIQQMRTELQDMETQQVSEAESVREQLQDLQEQIAAHKMAKQETEAELERQKQELHYTEEELYRTKNTLQSRIKDREEEIQKLRNQLTNKALSSSSQTELENRLHQLTETLIQKQTMLESLSTEKNSLVYQLERLEQQLKAIQGTSTNGPAINMAGIDGAEGARMRNVPVLFSDVDTNMAGMYGRVRKAASSIDQFSIRLGIFLRRYPIARVFVIIYMALLHLWVMIVLLTYTPEMHHDSPSGR, from the exons ATGTCGTGGCTTGCTGATCTCGCTGGAAAGGCAGAGGATCTACTCAACAGAGTTGATCAAGGAGCTGCATCAGCTCTGAGCAAGAAGGACACAGCAAGCAGTGCAATTTATGATAATAAGAATTTGAACTCTGCCAATGAATATTCTGAACTGCGCCAGCATACTGGAGAACTGAAATACCAGGCATCATCCAAAGCAGCCTACATCTCTTCGGCAGCTGATAATATTAAACAACAAAAGGCCACAATCCTAGAAGGAACAGCAAATGTTAAACCAACACGTAGGACATCTTCGGAGGTTGCTTCTCCAGTAGAAAGTGTTTCCACACCCAGAGCTGTCTCACAttttgtgagaagaaaaaaggcagaaccTGATGATGAGTTGCTGTTTGATTTTCTCAACAGTTCAGAGAAAGAGCCTAATGGAAGGATGGACCCTAAAAAAGTGAAGAGCAAGGCACCTGTTCTTCAAAATCATTCTCGGACTTCAAGCATTAGTTCTGCGTCTACCAGTACACAGAGTGCAAAAACTACTGAAGATAATTCCATCAGGAGCCAAGGCAACG AAACTCCAGACAGTTCAGATTCTGGACTGGGAGCACAAGGGAATGGTGTGAAGGATTCATCACTAAGCACAGTAACTAATCCTAGCCTTTCCGCTAATGATGATTTCAAGTCACATGAGCTATCCAATCTTCGCCTGGAGAATCAGCTGCTGCGGAATGAAGTTCAATCTTTAAATCAAGAAATGGCTTCATTAATTCAGAGGTCCAAAGAAACGCAAGAAG AATTGAACAAATCCCGGGAAAGGGTTGAGAAGTGGAATGTTGACCATTCGAAGAGTGACAGGATGGTTAGAGAGCTTCGAGCTCGAGTTGATGATCTGACAGAAGCTGTTGGTGCCAAGGATTCACAGCTTGCTGTGCTGAAAGTACGGTTGCAAGAAGCTGATCAGCTCTTAAGTGCTCGGACAGAAGCTTTGGAAGCATTGCAGAGTGAAAAATCACG GATAATACAAGACCATAGTGAAGGGAGCAGTTTGCAAAATCAAGCCCTTCAAACTCTTCAAGAGAGGCTGCGTGATGCAGACTCGGCACTCAAGCGAGAGCAAGAAAGTTACAAACAAATGCAG AATGAGTTTGCAGCTCGTCTAagtaaaacagaagcagaacGTCAGAACCTGGCAGAAGGGAtaactgcagcagaaagaaagtATTTAGATGAAAAGAGGCGAGCTGATGAGCTTCAGCAACAAGTCAAAGTAACTAAAACCCACCTAGAATCTGCAAAACAAGAACTGACAGACTATAAACAGAAAGCTACTCGCATACTCCAA tctaAAGAAAAGTTGATAAACAGCCTAAAAGAAGGTTCTGGTATTGAAGGCCTGGATAGCAATACTACAAGCACAATGGAACTAGAAGAACTGAGACATGAGCGAGACActcagagagaagaaatacagaaactgatGGGGCAAATACAACAGATGAGAACAGAGCTGCAG gaTATGGAAACTCAGCAGGTAAGTGAAGCTGAGTCAGTAAGAGAGCAGCTTCAAGACCTACAAGAGCAGATAGCAGCACATAAAATGGCCAAGCAAGAGACAGAAGCTGAACTAGAACGGCAAAAACAG GAACTCCATTATACTGAAGAAGAATTGTATCGAACAAAGAAtactttgcaaagcagaataaaagacagagaggaagaaattcagaagcTCAGAAATCAG ctCACAAATAAGGCTCTAAGTAGTAGTAGTCAGACAGAATTAGAAAATCGTCTTCATCAGCTGACAGAAACACTAATTCAGAAGCAAACCATGTTAGAGAGTCTGAGCACAGAGAAAAACTCACTTGTCTATCAACTGGAACGACTTGAGCAACAGCTGAAGGCTATCCAAGGCACTAGTACTAACGGACCTGCCATTAATATGGCAGGCATTGATGGTGCTGAAG GTGCCCGTATGCGTAATGTTCCTGTCCTGTTTAGTGACGTGGATACCAACATGGCAGGAATGTATGGGAGAGTTCGCAAAGCTGCCAGTAGTATAGATCAGTTTAG CATTCGGCTGGGAATCTTTCTAAGGCGGTATCCAATAGCAAGAGTCTTTGTAATCATTTACATG GCATTGCTTCATCTCTGGGTCATGATTGTTCTACTTACCTACACCCCAGAAATGCACCATGACAGTCCCAGTGGCAGATAG